One window from the genome of Podospora pseudocomata strain CBS 415.72m chromosome 1 map unlocalized CBS415.72m_1.2, whole genome shotgun sequence encodes:
- a CDS encoding uncharacterized protein (EggNog:ENOG503P03V; COG:S), with amino-acid sequence MAPFKVVVHPLTSEPTDSSHSPSLTAYESEPFSSPNALVFIHGLTAGPHTTNLTHLQAALPSEYSIWELRMRSSHSGWGYSSLDNDVQDLTRLVRYLREDLKNKRIVLMGASTGCQGALEYNNHSSQPPRVDGYILISPVSDREAANALWSSEALAESLTVAKELIDQGKECATMPKEHVPFFATPVTAARWWSFAATGGVEDYFASDISDEVLADKFGRVDKPLLILPAEKDELVPASVDKQLLLERWSTAAPKGVVSELSGFIPDADHVVSSSEAQKWLAERVAKFLSSI; translated from the exons ATGGCCCCCTTCAAAGTCGTCGTTCACCCACTCACGTCCGAGCCCACTGACAGCTCCCACAGTCCCAGCCTTACCGCGTATGAATCCGAGCctttctcctctcccaaCGCCCTAGTCTTCATTCATGGCCTGACAGCTGGGCCCCACACAACAAATCTTACACATCTGCAGGCCGCTCTCCCTTCTGAGTACTCCATCTGGGAGCTGCGTATGCGAAGCTCCCACTCTGGATGGGGGTATTCCTCCCTTGACAACGACGTCCAGGACCTCACACGACTCGTCCGCTACCTGCGTGAGGACCTCAAGAATAAAAGGATCGTTCTGATGGGCGCTAGCACTGGATGTCAGGGTGCCCTCGAGTACAACAACCATTCTAGTCAGCCTCCGCGTGTTGATGGGTACATCTTGATATCTCCTGTCTCGGACAGAGAGGCTGCCAACGCCCTCTGGTCGTCCGAGGCACTGGCTGAGAGCTTGACTGTGGCGAAAGAGTTGATAGACCAAGGAAAGGAGTGTGCTACCATGCCAAAGGAGCATGTTCCTTTTTTTGCAACGCCAGTCACAGCGGCGAGATGGTGGAGCTTTGCTGCCACTGG TGGCGTCGAAGACTACTTCGCTTCAGACATTTCAGATGAGGTCCTCGCAGACAAATTTGGCAGGGTggacaagccattgttgatCTTGCCTGCTGAGAAGGATGAGCTGGTCCCGGCATCGGTCGACAagcagctgttgttggagaggtggAGTACGGCGGCCCCTAAGGGGGTGGTAAGTGAGCTCTCGGGGTTCATTCCTGATGCTGATCATGTTGTATCCTCTTCTGAAGCCCAAAAGTGGCTTGCCGAGAGGGTTGCCAAGTTTCTGTCCAGCATCTGA
- a CDS encoding uncharacterized protein (COG:S; EggNog:ENOG503P2CK), protein MSVIEPTCIPKELFDPVCLVERHPLLSIHMDEKCLLASLENLVACTLIDNDEDLQCFCVGNMVAQNILKGLLTTSEKHTALRNAAILLSIAFPECPRDRRLYPDHQDGCAKYLEHALTLRWLLTREYSNNKDMNVVTMEDLFRLISLVEQ, encoded by the exons ATGTCGGTGATAGAACCGACCTGCATACCCAAGGAGCTATTTGACCCCGTCTGTCTTGTGGAACGTCATCCATTGCTCAGCATTCATATGGACGAGAAATG TCTGCTGGCATCGTTAGAGAACCTTGTCGCCTGCACGCTGATAGATAACGATGAGGATCTGCAATGCTTTTGTGTCGGCAATATGGTTGCCCAAAATATCCTCAAGGGCTTACTAACAACATCGGAAAAGCACACCGCGTTGAGGAATGCAGCAATTTTGCTCTCTATCGCCTTTCCCGAATGTCCTAGGGACAGGCGTCTGTACCCAGACCATCAGGATGGCTGTGCAAAATATCTAGAGCATGCCCTGACCCTGCGTTGGTTATTGACGAGAGAGTattccaacaacaaggaTATGAATGTCGTCACGATGGAAGATTTGTTTCGGTTGATAAGCCTCGTTGAACAGTGA
- a CDS encoding uncharacterized protein (EggNog:ENOG503P2FW; CAZy:CE5; COG:G), with translation MRFLATVAALTGTLVAALPSPLDEIRTRELVESHRQTMETLEARGWKSGAGATANELLDGGPCPKVIFIYARGSTEGGNLGSLGSPTGVALDAAFGEANVWVQGVGGAYSAGLLDNLLPEGTTTAAINEMKSLLIRANSLCPRAKIVAGGYSQGAALAGAAISQSSAAIREQIKGVVLYGWTKNKQNNGKIPNYPADRLRVYCESGDLVCNGSLIVLPAHGTYADEAADEAPKFLISRINAS, from the exons ATGCGTTTCCTCGCTACCGTCGCCGCCCTCACCGGCACTCTCGTCGCGGCTCTCCCGAGCCCTCTCGATGAGATTCGCACCCGGGAGCTTGTCGAGTCTCACCGCCAGACCATGGAGACCCTTGAGGCTCGTGGCTGGAAGTCGGGTGCTGGTGCGACTGCCAACGAACTGCTCGATGGCGGCCCGTGCCCCAAGGTCATCTTCATCTACGCCCGCGGTTCCACCGAGGGTGGTAACCTT GGATCTCTCGGCAGCCCAACTGGTGTCGCTCTCGACGCTGCCTTTGGCGAGGCCAACGTCTGGGTCCAGGGTGTTGGCGGTGCTTACTCCGCCGGGctcctcgacaacctcctccccgagggcaccaccaccgccgccattAACGAGATGAAGagcctcctcatccgcgCCAACTCGCTCTGCCCCCGGGCCAAGATCGTCGCCGGTGGCTACAGCCAGGGTGCCGCCCTCGCCGGTGCCGCCATCTCCCAGAGCAGCGCCGCCATCCGCGAGCAGATCAAGGGTGTTGTCCTCTACGGCTGgaccaagaacaagcagaACAACGGCAAGATCCCCAATTACCCTGCCGACCGTCTCAGGGTGTACTGCGAGAGCGGCGACTTGGTTTGCAACGGCTCGCTCATTGTTCTGCCTGCCCATGGCACCTATGCTGATGAGGCTGCTGATGAGGCGCCCAAGTTCCTGATCTCCAGGATCAATGCCAGCTAG
- a CDS encoding uncharacterized protein (EggNog:ENOG503Q4S1) — MSGQAIAELNIRLSLRAGRTCTTCALALASPSMCLSGTSLSSTVRYVNTLPASVQASIKDRAKEDSIYFGYMRHEIQLPQGKELAAMTLQEVAWEVAINQMQAYGFHARLCCKNLLRPF, encoded by the exons ATGTCCGGACAGGCCATTGCTGAATTAAACATTCGCCTTTCTCTGAGAGCTGGGCGCACTTGTACAACTTGTGCCCTCGCCCTGGCGTCTCCGTCGATGTGCTTGAGCGGTACATCGCTCTCATCC ACAGTTCGTTATGTCAACACACTCCCCGCGTCTGTGCAGGCTTCCATCAAGGATCGCGCCAAGGAGGACAGTATTTACTTTGGGTACATGCGGCATGAAATTCAGCTTCCGCAGGGCAAGGAGCTCGCCGCTATGACTCTTCAGGAGGTGGCTTGGGAGGTGGCGATCAACCAGATGCAGGCTTATGGATTTCACGCCCGGTTATGTTGCAAGAATCTTCTTCGACCTTTCTAA